The following are encoded together in the Parabacteroides chongii genome:
- a CDS encoding aminopeptidase C, translated as MKALFISCALLLSTFSAFAQGYQFTEVVTVPATPVKNQAATGTCWCFATTSFMESELLRMGKGEYDLSEMFIVRQKYMNQLQDNYLRRGDGNIGQGSLSHTFMNAYRQVGIVPEEVYKGINYDSDRHNHGEMVQYMKAIADVAVKNKKRSPEYDKLIKNLFDTYLGELPAKFTYKGKEYTPKSFAESLGLNMDDYIELTSFTHHPYYKKFDVEVPDNWEHSLMYNLPLDEMIETVDYALNNGFTVCWDGDVSEKGFSFKNGVAINPEVKKVEDFSNTDRARFEKMDEKERLEEVYKFEQPYPEIKVTPEIRQEGFEAFVTTDDHLMHLTGIAKDQNGTKYYITKNSWGTDRNKFGGYLNMSESFVRAKTIYVMVHKDAIPKAIRTKLSL; from the coding sequence ATGAAAGCACTATTTATCTCTTGTGCCTTGCTGCTTTCCACTTTCAGCGCGTTTGCACAAGGTTATCAGTTTACCGAAGTGGTGACCGTTCCGGCTACCCCGGTAAAGAACCAGGCTGCTACCGGTACTTGCTGGTGTTTCGCCACTACCTCATTCATGGAGTCGGAGCTATTACGTATGGGTAAAGGCGAATACGACCTGTCCGAAATGTTCATTGTCCGCCAGAAATACATGAACCAGTTACAGGATAATTACCTGCGTCGTGGTGATGGGAATATCGGACAGGGTAGCCTTTCGCATACTTTCATGAACGCCTACCGCCAGGTCGGTATCGTTCCGGAAGAAGTTTATAAAGGAATCAATTATGATTCCGACCGCCACAACCACGGTGAAATGGTTCAATATATGAAAGCTATTGCCGATGTTGCCGTAAAAAACAAAAAACGTAGTCCTGAATACGACAAACTGATCAAGAACCTGTTCGATACCTATCTGGGAGAACTGCCGGCAAAATTCACATACAAAGGAAAAGAATACACTCCCAAGTCGTTTGCCGAATCATTAGGATTAAATATGGATGATTATATCGAACTGACAAGTTTCACCCATCATCCTTATTATAAAAAATTCGATGTGGAAGTACCGGACAACTGGGAACATTCCCTGATGTACAACCTGCCGCTCGACGAGATGATCGAAACGGTAGATTATGCCTTAAACAACGGTTTCACCGTATGTTGGGACGGTGACGTAAGCGAAAAAGGCTTCTCTTTCAAGAATGGCGTAGCCATCAACCCGGAAGTAAAGAAGGTGGAAGACTTCTCCAATACCGACCGTGCCCGTTTCGAGAAGATGGACGAGAAAGAACGTCTGGAAGAAGTGTATAAATTCGAGCAGCCTTACCCCGAAATCAAAGTAACTCCTGAGATTCGTCAAGAAGGTTTCGAAGCATTCGTCACTACCGACGACCATCTGATGCATCTGACCGGTATCGCCAAAGACCAGAACGGTACAAAATATTACATCACCAAAAACTCCTGGGGCACAGACCGCAATAAGTTCGGTGGTTATCTGAATATGTCAGAAAGCTTCGTCCGCGCCAAGACCATTTATGTAATGGTACACAAGGACGCAATCCCGAAAGCGATCCGAACAAAATTAAGTTTATAA
- a CDS encoding dipeptidase, with amino-acid sequence MNRLFILILTLICHCLITTAQEIEYARPVNTPESCTSIMVGKKASTDGSVMTSHTCDGNYRTWMEIVPAATYDRDTTVAIYNGRMHTEYPNDLTNVELKGNIPQARSTYQFLNTSYPCLNEKQLGIGETTISGRKELVNKNGMFMIEELEKIVLQRCSTARDAIRLMGKLVKEYGYGDSGECLTIADPNEVWIFEIFGEGPDKIGGVWAAVRIPDDHVSVSANISRISTLDLKDKDNYMASDNVFEVAKKMELWDGKEPFRFWKAYSGGNYFGEPKSFSLREFFILNSLAPSLKLAYDSEELPLSVKPDKPVAATDVMALLRATYEGTDWNTTKNLKILAKKKDSTEKDTITSPAANPWMTTDMINMLNGVKDGTVDRNRLVAVPQCSYSHVIQLRSWLPDAVGGVAWLSFDNPGQSPRIPIFSGTTALPPSFGICGQHRHRKDAAIWSFREANKLATVRWGLTKEKMQAAITHFEEKGQRELPFVESQYQEIQQAKGSEAANTFLTGYTSDFAGATMQRWEDMADEFWKMFARGF; translated from the coding sequence ATGAACAGATTGTTTATCCTTATTCTTACACTTATCTGCCACTGTCTCATCACCACTGCGCAGGAAATAGAATATGCCCGGCCGGTCAATACACCGGAGAGCTGTACAAGTATTATGGTCGGCAAAAAAGCGTCGACGGACGGTTCGGTCATGACGAGCCACACCTGTGACGGAAACTACCGCACCTGGATGGAAATCGTCCCGGCAGCCACTTACGACCGCGACACAACCGTTGCCATCTACAACGGACGGATGCACACCGAATATCCGAATGACCTGACAAATGTGGAACTGAAAGGGAATATTCCCCAGGCACGCTCCACCTATCAGTTCCTGAATACCTCTTACCCTTGTCTGAACGAAAAGCAGCTGGGTATCGGTGAAACCACGATTTCCGGACGGAAAGAGCTGGTAAACAAGAACGGTATGTTCATGATCGAAGAACTGGAAAAGATCGTCCTGCAACGTTGTTCGACAGCCCGCGACGCCATCCGCCTGATGGGTAAACTGGTGAAAGAATACGGTTACGGTGATTCCGGCGAATGTCTGACCATCGCCGACCCGAACGAAGTGTGGATATTCGAGATATTCGGAGAAGGCCCCGACAAGATCGGCGGTGTGTGGGCTGCAGTTCGTATACCGGACGACCATGTCAGCGTTTCGGCGAATATTTCCCGCATCTCCACGCTCGATTTAAAGGATAAAGACAATTATATGGCTTCGGATAACGTGTTCGAAGTCGCTAAAAAGATGGAATTATGGGATGGAAAAGAGCCGTTCCGCTTCTGGAAGGCTTACAGTGGCGGAAATTATTTCGGCGAACCGAAATCTTTCAGCCTGCGTGAGTTCTTTATCCTGAACAGCCTGGCTCCTTCCCTGAAACTGGCTTACGATTCGGAAGAGCTTCCGTTGAGCGTCAAGCCGGATAAACCGGTTGCCGCCACCGATGTAATGGCGCTTTTGCGTGCTACCTACGAAGGGACGGACTGGAATACGACGAAGAATCTGAAAATCCTCGCCAAAAAGAAAGACAGTACGGAGAAAGACACGATAACAAGTCCGGCAGCCAATCCCTGGATGACGACAGACATGATCAATATGCTGAACGGTGTCAAAGACGGTACTGTGGACCGTAACCGCCTGGTAGCTGTTCCGCAATGTTCTTATTCGCATGTGATCCAGTTGCGCAGCTGGCTACCTGATGCTGTAGGTGGTGTTGCCTGGTTATCTTTCGATAATCCGGGACAGAGTCCCCGTATTCCTATTTTCTCCGGAACCACCGCACTTCCGCCCAGCTTCGGTATCTGCGGGCAGCACCGTCACCGGAAAGATGCAGCCATCTGGTCGTTCCGTGAAGCCAACAAACTGGCAACTGTCCGCTGGGGACTGACAAAAGAGAAAATGCAGGCAGCCATCACCCATTTCGAGGAGAAAGGACAGCGGGAATTACCTTTTGTCGAAAGCCAGTACCAAGAGATACAGCAGGCAAAAGGCAGCGAAGCCGCCAATACTTTCCTGACCGGCTATACTTCCGACTTTGCCGGAGCAACCATGCAGCGCTGGGAAGATATGGCAGACGAGTTCTGGAAGATGTTCGCAAGAGGGTTTTAA
- a CDS encoding beta-N-acetylhexosaminidase: MRKLFSIVALLVFLTLPALAQLTLFPTPAKVSGGKGSFTVGIASLVTGNGGYADQLAKKLPSELKGLGLSGTPSQGTIRLVLDEKLRMPDEAYALTVTPESVLLEASSESGLFYAKEALKQLARFGKGTVRACKITDQPRYGWRGFMLDESRHFFGKEKVKQYLDIMASLRMNVFHWHLTDEPGWRIEIKKYPKLTSVGAIGNWHDPKAPATFYTQEEIKEIVAYAAERHIMVVPEFDMPGHATAVSRSYPELSGGGEGKWDGFTFHPCKETTYRFISDVLDEIVSLFPSPYIHIGGDEVHYGNQSWFTDPEIQQFIKDKKLQNETGLEHYFVNRAADIVASKGKTMIGWDEIIDAGVSPGKAVVMWWRHDRKHQLVKALENGYQVIMTPRRPFYADFVQYGEHNVGRLWNGYNTIEDVYRFPEPIIHLTKDYEDQVMGLQFSLWTERVADTKRLDFMTFPRLVAVAEDGWTPAKEKECSLFMKKLPYFLDYLKTLGIYYFDPFNPASTPEPDAPAKEDVLQNG, from the coding sequence ATGAGAAAACTATTTTCTATCGTCGCATTGCTGGTATTCCTGACCTTACCGGCATTGGCTCAGCTTACCTTGTTTCCCACTCCCGCGAAGGTGTCGGGGGGAAAAGGTTCCTTTACAGTAGGTATTGCATCCCTGGTAACCGGAAACGGAGGATATGCCGATCAACTGGCTAAAAAACTTCCGTCCGAACTGAAAGGACTGGGATTGTCGGGCACTCCTTCACAGGGAACGATTCGCCTGGTACTGGATGAGAAACTGCGTATGCCGGACGAGGCGTATGCATTGACTGTTACTCCCGAGTCGGTTTTATTGGAAGCCTCTTCCGAATCCGGCCTGTTTTATGCGAAAGAAGCTTTGAAACAACTGGCACGTTTCGGCAAAGGAACAGTGCGGGCTTGTAAGATCACCGATCAGCCGCGTTATGGCTGGCGGGGTTTCATGCTGGACGAAAGCCGCCATTTCTTCGGAAAAGAGAAGGTGAAACAGTATCTGGATATCATGGCTTCCCTTCGTATGAACGTCTTTCACTGGCATCTGACCGACGAGCCGGGCTGGCGTATCGAGATCAAGAAATATCCGAAACTGACCTCTGTCGGTGCTATCGGCAACTGGCATGATCCGAAAGCTCCCGCTACATTCTATACGCAGGAAGAGATTAAGGAAATCGTAGCCTATGCGGCAGAACGTCATATTATGGTCGTTCCCGAATTTGATATGCCCGGACATGCGACTGCTGTCAGCCGTTCCTATCCGGAATTATCCGGTGGCGGTGAAGGCAAATGGGATGGTTTCACCTTCCATCCCTGCAAGGAAACGACTTACCGGTTCATCAGCGATGTGCTCGATGAAATCGTTTCTTTATTTCCTTCTCCTTATATTCATATCGGTGGAGATGAGGTCCATTACGGCAATCAGAGCTGGTTTACCGATCCGGAAATCCAGCAATTCATCAAGGATAAGAAGTTACAGAATGAAACGGGGCTGGAACATTATTTCGTGAACCGTGCCGCTGATATCGTAGCTTCCAAAGGAAAGACGATGATCGGTTGGGACGAAATCATCGATGCCGGTGTTTCTCCGGGCAAGGCAGTGGTTATGTGGTGGCGTCATGATCGCAAACATCAGCTGGTAAAGGCTCTTGAGAATGGCTACCAGGTGATTATGACTCCGCGCCGTCCGTTCTATGCGGATTTCGTTCAATACGGAGAACACAATGTCGGTCGTCTGTGGAATGGTTATAATACGATCGAAGATGTGTACCGTTTCCCCGAACCTATTATCCATCTGACAAAAGATTATGAAGACCAGGTGATGGGTTTGCAGTTCTCTTTGTGGACGGAACGTGTGGCGGATACGAAACGTCTGGATTTTATGACTTTCCCGCGCTTGGTTGCTGTGGCGGAAGACGGTTGGACACCTGCCAAAGAAAAGGAATGCAGTCTGTTCATGAAGAAATTACCGTATTTCCTGGATTACCTGAAGACATTAGGTATCTATTACTTCGATCCGTTCAATCCGGCATCTACTCCCGAACCGGATGCTCCGGCTAAAGAAGATGTATTGCAGAATGGTTGA
- a CDS encoding DEAD/DEAH box helicase, translated as MGYESPMPVQEEVIPFLLGEDNDVIALAQTGTGKTAAFGLPILQKIDVTRYQPQALILCPTRELCLQIADDLNDYSKYIDNLKVLPVYGGSSIESQIKTLKRGVHVVVATPGRLLDLMNRKTVDLSTVKNVILDEADEMLNMGFTDSINAILAEVPPARNMLLFSATMPQGIASIMKKYMKNPKEIVIGNKNEGNKNIKDIYYMVRAQDKYLALKRIADYYPNIYGIVFCRTRKETQEIADKLIQDGYNADSLHGELSQAQRDYVMQKFRVKNIQLLVATDVAARGLDVDDLTHVINYGLPDEVESYTHRRGRTGRAGKTGISISICHVKEKGKIRLIENIIKKKFEKGEMPSGHDICEKQLFNLVDQIEKVKVDEEEIATLMPQIYRKLEWLDKEDIIKRVVSLEFNRMIDYYKDADEIQEVDERAARSERGERGERRSHAAEEGFSRFFLNFGKTDGLYPNQLIELVNKCVPGKVRIGKIDLRDNFSFFEVEEGEAQRVMDSMNGFEVDGKRISVEPAQGKGEGGGSRGGRGGFSRGGGNTRGGGSGSRGGYKGGGGYKGRRDGGFSGSTTDRRNSEKPWRRETSDRNARKKKY; from the coding sequence ATGGGTTACGAATCGCCCATGCCGGTACAGGAAGAAGTGATTCCTTTCTTACTGGGAGAAGACAACGACGTAATTGCATTGGCACAAACAGGAACAGGAAAAACAGCCGCTTTCGGGCTGCCCATCCTGCAGAAGATCGATGTGACAAGATATCAGCCTCAAGCACTCATACTTTGTCCCACCAGGGAACTTTGCCTGCAAATTGCAGACGACCTGAATGATTACTCCAAATATATCGACAACCTGAAGGTGCTGCCGGTATACGGAGGTTCGAGCATTGAAAGTCAGATCAAGACACTGAAACGCGGTGTACACGTAGTAGTCGCTACACCGGGCCGTCTGTTGGACTTGATGAACCGTAAGACAGTCGATCTGAGTACGGTAAAGAACGTGATCCTCGACGAAGCGGACGAAATGCTGAACATGGGTTTCACCGACAGTATCAACGCGATCCTGGCTGAAGTACCGCCCGCTCGTAACATGTTACTTTTCTCCGCTACCATGCCGCAGGGCATTGCCAGCATCATGAAGAAGTACATGAAGAACCCGAAAGAAATCGTTATCGGGAACAAGAACGAAGGTAACAAGAATATCAAGGATATTTATTATATGGTTCGTGCGCAGGACAAATACCTGGCACTGAAACGTATTGCCGACTATTATCCGAATATCTACGGTATCGTTTTCTGCCGTACCCGTAAAGAAACGCAGGAGATTGCCGACAAACTGATACAGGACGGCTACAATGCAGACTCGCTGCACGGCGAACTGAGCCAGGCACAGCGTGACTACGTGATGCAGAAATTCCGCGTAAAAAATATCCAGCTGTTAGTTGCTACCGACGTAGCTGCCCGCGGACTGGACGTGGACGACCTGACGCACGTGATCAACTACGGTCTGCCCGATGAGGTAGAATCGTATACCCATCGCCGCGGACGTACGGGACGTGCCGGAAAGACGGGGATTTCCATCTCTATCTGCCACGTAAAGGAAAAAGGAAAAATCCGCTTGATCGAGAATATCATCAAGAAGAAATTCGAGAAGGGTGAAATGCCCAGCGGACACGATATCTGTGAAAAGCAGCTTTTCAACCTCGTAGACCAGATCGAAAAAGTAAAGGTAGACGAAGAAGAGATTGCCACACTGATGCCGCAGATTTACCGTAAACTGGAATGGCTGGACAAGGAAGACATCATCAAACGTGTTGTTTCGCTGGAATTTAACCGTATGATCGACTATTATAAAGATGCTGACGAAATTCAGGAAGTAGACGAACGTGCAGCCCGCAGTGAACGTGGAGAGCGCGGAGAACGTCGCAGCCATGCGGCTGAAGAAGGTTTCTCACGCTTCTTCCTCAACTTCGGTAAAACAGACGGTCTATATCCGAACCAGCTGATCGAACTGGTCAACAAATGTGTTCCGGGCAAGGTTCGCATCGGTAAGATCGACCTGCGCGACAACTTCTCATTCTTCGAAGTAGAAGAAGGCGAAGCACAGCGTGTCATGGACAGCATGAACGGTTTCGAAGTTGACGGCAAACGTATTTCCGTAGAACCTGCCCAGGGTAAAGGCGAAGGCGGTGGCAGCAGAGGCGGTCGTGGCGGCTTCAGCCGTGGCGGAGGTAACACACGCGGCGGAGGCAGTGGTTCAAGAGGCGGTTACAAAGGTGGCGGAGGCTACAAAGGCAGACGTGATGGTGGTTTCAGCGGCAGCACTACCGACAGACGTAACAGCGAGAAACCCTGGAGACGCGAAACTTCAGACCGTAACGCACGTAAGAAGAAATATTAA
- a CDS encoding tyrosine-protein phosphatase gives MLVKIFSLFACVALFTGCSSNNPEIRAICLRDDIGNYILKWETEPQIEGILKMYVSDNPETFNKSLPAGYANIKDGVTTYITNDNMSRKYFLLSFNDKYFKTLGARSVAMDSIQNVREIGGYGTSHNHQTTRWGKVFRSGQLSSLSEWDSIRLNNLHIKTVIDLRGNDELAVSPLRYSNANIIHIPIPIKNMDNVVARIQEDRMRKGDGLLFMQDTYLQYVTDYSEQFAKALDVFLEEDNYPILINCSMGKDRTGYLTAMLLFALGIPEETIVRDYMASNENINIGHLAYMARDLSTNAQETITTLVTVNEGLIDLVLKRIRKDYGSVDKYLSKGLGLTEKKRNALKDILLY, from the coding sequence ATGTTAGTAAAGATTTTCTCTCTGTTTGCTTGTGTTGCACTATTCACGGGTTGTTCTTCCAACAATCCTGAAATACGGGCGATATGTCTGCGCGATGATATAGGTAATTATATCCTGAAATGGGAGACGGAACCACAAATAGAAGGTATACTTAAAATGTATGTTTCCGACAATCCCGAAACATTCAACAAATCCCTGCCCGCAGGATACGCCAACATCAAAGACGGCGTGACGACTTATATCACCAACGACAACATGTCGCGTAAATATTTTTTGTTGTCTTTCAACGATAAATATTTTAAGACGCTCGGAGCCCGCTCCGTAGCCATGGACAGCATACAGAACGTACGTGAAATCGGGGGCTACGGCACTTCCCATAACCATCAGACCACCCGCTGGGGAAAGGTATTCCGCTCCGGACAACTCAGTTCGCTGAGCGAATGGGATTCGATCCGCCTGAACAATCTGCATATCAAAACAGTTATAGACCTGCGCGGGAATGATGAACTGGCAGTTAGTCCGCTACGTTATTCCAATGCAAATATTATACATATCCCTATTCCGATCAAGAATATGGACAATGTAGTCGCCCGGATACAGGAAGACCGGATGCGCAAAGGAGACGGACTCCTGTTCATGCAGGATACCTATCTGCAATACGTGACCGATTACAGCGAACAGTTTGCCAAAGCGCTCGATGTTTTTCTAGAAGAGGATAACTATCCGATCCTGATCAACTGCTCGATGGGAAAAGACCGTACAGGTTATCTGACAGCCATGCTGTTGTTTGCCCTCGGCATACCGGAAGAAACTATTGTAAGAGATTACATGGCTTCCAATGAAAACATCAATATCGGACACCTGGCCTATATGGCGCGCGACCTGAGCACGAATGCACAGGAAACGATCACCACGCTGGTCACTGTCAACGAAGGGTTGATCGACCTGGTTCTGAAACGGATCCGGAAAGATTACGGCTCGGTAGACAAATATCTGTCAAAAGGCTTAGGACTGACAGAAAAGAAACGGAACGCGTTAAAAGATATTTTGTTATATTAA
- a CDS encoding carbohydrate kinase family protein codes for MRKVIGIGETILDIIFKDNQPHAAVPGGSVFNGLVSLGRLDVPVSFISEVGNDRVGDIIRKFMEENHISTELVDRFPDGKSPISLAFLDNENNANYIFYKDYPKQRLEVPMPVINQDDILIFGSYYSLNPALRERMVEFLEYAKERKAIIYYDPNFRKAHAHEAIYLTPTILENLEYADIVRGSDEDFLNIFGKTDVNRVYSDHIKFYCERFISTHGANGVNLYTNKLSEHFDTDPIDPVSTIGAGDNFNAGIIYGLLKYNIGYHDLPTLSKETWEKIIRCGMDLASEVCQSYDNYISKEFAASYRK; via the coding sequence ATGAGAAAAGTTATTGGCATCGGAGAAACCATTCTCGACATCATCTTTAAGGACAACCAGCCCCATGCAGCCGTACCGGGCGGATCAGTATTCAACGGATTGGTGTCGCTCGGCCGTCTGGACGTTCCGGTTTCTTTCATCAGCGAGGTTGGAAACGACCGCGTAGGCGATATTATCCGCAAATTCATGGAAGAGAATCATATTTCCACGGAACTGGTAGACCGTTTCCCCGATGGGAAAAGTCCCATATCGCTGGCTTTCCTCGACAATGAGAACAATGCCAATTACATCTTTTATAAAGATTACCCCAAACAACGGTTGGAAGTACCGATGCCGGTCATCAATCAGGACGATATCCTCATATTCGGTTCCTATTATTCACTGAACCCAGCCTTGCGGGAACGAATGGTCGAGTTCCTGGAGTATGCCAAAGAACGGAAAGCGATCATCTATTATGACCCTAATTTCCGGAAAGCACATGCACATGAGGCGATATACCTCACTCCCACGATCCTGGAGAACCTGGAATATGCAGATATCGTACGCGGATCGGACGAAGATTTTCTCAATATCTTTGGAAAGACAGACGTAAACAGGGTCTATTCCGATCATATCAAGTTCTATTGCGAACGGTTCATCTCCACACACGGAGCAAACGGAGTCAATCTATACACAAATAAATTATCCGAACATTTCGATACGGACCCGATCGATCCCGTCAGCACCATTGGGGCCGGCGACAATTTCAATGCCGGCATCATTTACGGACTGCTTAAATACAATATCGGATATCATGATCTTCCTACCTTAAGCAAAGAGACATGGGAAAAGATCATCCGTTGCGGCATGGATCTGGCATCTGAGGTATGCCAAAGCTATGATAATTACATTTCTAAAGAATTTGCGGCTTCATATCGCAAGTAG
- a CDS encoding SIS domain-containing protein has protein sequence MSHEVIASILQQEAEAVLNIPVTSGYEDAVTLIVKYVHELGGKLITSGMGKAGQIAMNIATTFSSTGTPAFFLHPSEAQHGDLGIVRDNDIMLLISNSGKTRELLELVDLTRGLVPDMKFIVITSNSESSLAKDADVCLLTGAPNEVCPLGLTPTTSTTVMTVIGDILVVGTMKRINFNNKDYAKRHHGGYLGSKSREQSKNE, from the coding sequence ATGTCACACGAAGTAATCGCGAGCATCCTGCAACAGGAAGCTGAAGCAGTCCTGAATATCCCGGTAACCTCCGGCTATGAAGATGCAGTAACTCTTATTGTCAAATATGTCCATGAACTCGGCGGAAAGCTGATCACCAGCGGAATGGGGAAAGCCGGTCAGATCGCGATGAATATTGCTACCACATTCAGTTCTACCGGAACGCCTGCTTTCTTCCTGCATCCCAGCGAAGCACAACACGGCGACCTGGGTATCGTACGTGACAACGATATCATGCTCCTGATCTCCAATTCCGGAAAGACCCGTGAACTGCTGGAACTGGTCGACCTGACACGCGGACTGGTGCCCGATATGAAATTTATCGTTATCACCAGCAATTCGGAAAGCTCATTGGCTAAAGATGCTGATGTATGCCTGCTTACCGGAGCACCGAACGAGGTCTGTCCGCTCGGTCTCACACCGACTACATCCACTACGGTGATGACCGTTATCGGAGATATCCTGGTTGTCGGTACGATGAAAAGGATCAATTTCAACAATAAAGACTATGCCAAACGGCATCATGGCGGTTATCTCGGATCAAAAAGCCGCGAGCAGAGCAAGAACGAATAG
- a CDS encoding M16 family metallopeptidase, translating to MHYFSHILPNGLRMVHLPMESPVSYCGFAVNAGTRDEEANEFGLAHFVEHMMFKGTEKRKAWHILNRMENVGGELNAYTTKEETFVYSIFMEEHYQRALELLTDLIFHSQFPQQEIEKEVDVILDEINSYEDSPSELIFDEFENLLYDGHALGHNILGDEASLLTFNSESGRSFMRRFYAPENMVFFSMGRIDFNKIVKMAEGFLSDIAFPVAPRNRIVPSAIEPCVRKVHKDTHQAHVLIGSRAYSMHDEKRIPLFLLNNMLGGPGMNNRLNVSLREKHGLVYNVESNVTSYTDTGLASIYFGTDPKNMEKALRLVYKELDKLRDNSLSATQLAAAKKQVIGQLGVSGDNKEGLFLGLGKSFLHYNRYDTLPEVFARIEALTIKDIQEVANEVFAPERLFSLIYQ from the coding sequence ATGCATTACTTCTCACATATTTTACCCAATGGTCTTCGTATGGTACACTTGCCGATGGAATCACCGGTTTCGTACTGTGGTTTTGCGGTGAATGCCGGAACGCGTGATGAAGAGGCGAACGAGTTTGGCCTGGCACATTTCGTGGAGCACATGATGTTTAAAGGTACAGAAAAACGGAAAGCATGGCATATACTGAACCGGATGGAGAATGTTGGCGGCGAGTTGAATGCCTATACGACCAAAGAAGAGACTTTTGTTTATTCCATCTTCATGGAAGAGCACTATCAGCGTGCCCTGGAATTGTTGACTGACCTAATCTTCCATTCTCAATTTCCGCAGCAGGAAATAGAGAAAGAAGTGGATGTCATTCTGGATGAAATCAATTCGTATGAGGATAGTCCATCTGAACTTATCTTCGATGAATTCGAGAATTTACTTTATGACGGGCACGCTTTGGGACATAATATCTTGGGGGATGAAGCCTCTCTTCTGACATTTAACTCTGAGTCTGGTCGTTCTTTCATGCGTCGTTTTTATGCACCGGAGAATATGGTATTCTTTTCGATGGGGCGGATTGATTTCAATAAGATCGTGAAGATGGCCGAAGGTTTTTTGTCGGATATTGCTTTTCCGGTAGCTCCGCGTAACCGTATTGTTCCCAGTGCAATTGAACCTTGTGTTAGGAAGGTTCATAAGGATACACATCAGGCACATGTATTGATTGGTAGCCGTGCTTATAGCATGCATGATGAAAAACGAATACCTTTGTTCCTGCTTAATAATATGTTGGGCGGACCGGGTATGAACAACCGTTTGAATGTCTCGCTTCGGGAAAAGCACGGGTTGGTCTATAATGTCGAATCGAATGTCACTTCTTATACGGATACCGGATTGGCCAGTATTTATTTCGGAACAGACCCGAAAAATATGGAGAAAGCTTTACGCCTGGTTTATAAAGAGCTGGATAAATTGCGGGATAATAGTTTATCCGCAACGCAGCTGGCAGCAGCCAAGAAACAGGTGATCGGGCAGTTAGGTGTTTCCGGTGATAATAAGGAAGGGCTTTTCCTGGGATTGGGGAAGAGCTTCCTGCATTATAACCGTTATGACACGCTTCCGGAGGTTTTTGCCCGTATTGAAGCCCTTACCATAAAAGATATTCAGGAAGTAGCAAACGAGGTTTTTGCTCCGGAACGGTTGTTTAGTTTGATTTATCAATAA